The following are from one region of the Megachile rotundata isolate GNS110a chromosome 15, iyMegRotu1, whole genome shotgun sequence genome:
- the LOC100875713 gene encoding prion-like-(Q/N-rich) domain-bearing protein 25, with protein sequence MKSVYQLVLLTAIFGCVASYTQILEEYGTTRIGERCERDRNCIRHAYCRAQMTCLCDPYYSPTLDKTMCIASAGLNCANDQACETMTNAECKQGACACKDSFMQDIRNSSNCIRRPVKEEDLCQRNDDCQDAMGRAMCINGRCRCITSYHFANETGKCVQTRFLYNACSGDYECVDFENEFVLQCRNGACVCKEGEPGCSGASYAVAGVGVVLSFFLQRLI encoded by the exons ATGAAGAGTGTTTACCAGTTGGTACTATTAACCGCCATCTTCGGTTGCGTCGCGAGCTATACAC AGATCTTGGAAGAGTACGGGACGACGAGGATCGGTGAGAGATGCGAGAGGGACCGGAATTGTATCAGGCACGCTTACTGCAGGGCGCAGATGACTTGCCTCTGCGACCCGTATTACTCACCGACGCTCGATAAGACTATGTGCATCGCTA GCGCCGGATTGAATTGCGCCAACGACCAGGCGTGTGAAACAATGACGAACGCGGAGTGCAAGCAAGGAGCGTGCGCCTGCAAGGACTCCTTCATGCAGGACATTCGGAACTCGTCGAACTGTATCAGAA GACCCGTGAAGGAGGAAGATCTTTGTCAACGGAACGACGACTGTCAGGACGCGATGGGAAGAGCGATGTGCATCAATGGACGCTGTCGATGCATCACGTCGTATCACTTCGCGAACGAGACCGGCAAATGCGTGCAGACACGAT TTTTGTACAACGCGTGCAGCGGGGACTACGAGTGTGTCGACTTCGAGAATGAATTCGTCCTTCAGTGTAGGAACGGAGCGTGCGTCTGTAAGGAAGGCGAGCCTGGGTGCAGCGGAG CTTCGTATGCGGTCGCTGGAGTCGGTGTGGTACTTTCGTTCTTCCTGCAGAGACTGATTTAA